From the Solanum pennellii chromosome 4, SPENNV200 genome, one window contains:
- the LOC107015829 gene encoding protein NPGR1, with translation MLCACSGEQFKFDEPPPESPESLATRDFSASGISSRNGTVDWDSKLDDAQVDEVESTLKEALSLNYEEARALLGRLEYQRGNFDAALQVFQVIDIRTLSSRMSKAISERTRPLKPRSKGDILPAGVMSLHSVSLLLEAILLKAKSLEELSRIKDAAKECKMILDVVDSALPNGIPDGISEDCKLLEMFHKALELLPKLWTQAGYLDEAVLAYRRALIKPWNLDSQRLACIQKDLATTLLFGGVEVEVPAQFQVWGSTAPKSNLEEAILLLFVLMSKMLNGQIIWDSEVMSHLTFALTISNNFESVADHIEQVIPGVYTRAERWYLLALCYSAAGQNDTALNLVKKISGRSEANQEPYVPSLLLGAKLCSQDLQQAHEGINFAREVINLAKNQDDHFLVQAHKLLGVCYGNAARISLSDFERNFCQREALAALNSASVCKEDPEIMFSLGLENAIQRNLTPAFNNVMRYSEMSAGSTAKSWKLLALVVSAEQRFKDAEAIVDLALDETGQIDQMEHLRLKAVLQISQQQPKQAIETYRILFALIQAQKESAANDAVTSQRRLEVEAWLDLAGLYTDLESWRDAEICINRAKAIQFFCPRNWHATGALFQAKERYKEALVAFSVSLSIEPDYIPSIVSTAKVLMKMSNDVAPIARSFLMNALRLEPTNHEAWFNLGMLAKMEGSVHQAADFFQAAHELKLSAPVQSFI, from the exons ATGTTGTGTGCTTGTTCAGGTGAGCAGTTCAAATTTGATGAGCCACCACCAGAGTCTCCTGAGTCATTGGCTACAAGAGATTTTTCAGCTAGTGGTATTTCTTCAAGAAATGGAACAGTAGATTGGGATTCAAAACTTGATGATGCTCAAGTTGATGAAGTTGAATCAACTTTAAAAGAGGCACTTTCTTTGAACTATGAG GAAGCAAGAGCTTTGTTGGGGAGGCTAGAATATCAAAGAGGGAATTTTGATGCTGCCCTTCAAGTGTTTCAAGTAATAGATATTAGAACCCTGTCTTCAAGAATGTCCAAAGCAATTTCTGAGAGAACGAGGCCCTTAAAACCGCGTTCCAAAGGTGATATTCTGCCTGCTGGTGTAATGTCACTGCATTCTGTGAGTCTACTTCTTGAAGCAATTTTGCTTAAAGCAAAGTCCTTAGAAGAGCTCAGCCGAATCAAAG ATGCTGCTAAGGAGTGCAAGATGATACTGGATGTTGTAGATTCAGCACTACCAAATGGAATACCAGATGGAATTTCTGAAGACTGCAAGTTGTTGGAGATGTTTCATAAAGCACTCGAGTTACTTCCGAAGTTATGGACACAAGCAGGATATTTGGATGAAGCTGTGCTTGCATATCGAAGGGCGCTAATCAAGCCATGGAATTTGGATTCCCAAAGATTGGCCTGTATACAAAAAGACTTAGCCACCACTTTACTCTTTGGAGGCGTTGAAGTTGAGGTTCCTGCTCAATTTCAAGTGTGGGGTTCAACAGCCCCTAAAAGTAACTTGGAGGAAGCAATTCTCTTGTTGTTTGTACTCATGAGCAAAATGCTAAATGGTCAAATAATATGGGATTCTGAAGTCATGAGCCATTTGACATTCGCGCTGACAATTTCTAACAACTTTGAGTCTGTTGCAGATCATATTGAGCAGGTTATTCCCGGAGTTTATACCCGAGCAGAGAGGTGGTATCTACTAGCTCTTTGTTACAGTGCTGCAGGTCAGAATGATACCGCATTGAACCTTGTCAAGAAAATTTCTGGACGTTCGGAAGCCAACCAAGAACCTTATGTTCCATCTCTCTTGTTGGGAGCAAAGCTGTGTTCTCAGGATCTGCAGCAAGCTCACGAGGGGATAAATTTTGCTCGTGAAGTAATTAACTTAGCCAAAAATCAAGACGACCATTTCCTAGTTCAAGCTCATAAACTTCTTGGCGTCTGTTATGGAAATGCTGCAAGAATTTCCCTTTcggattttgaaagaaatttctgCCAAAGAGAAGCATTAGCTGCCTTAAACTCAGCTTCAGTTTGCAAGGAGGATCCAGAAATTATGTTTAGTCTTGGATTAGAAAATGCTATCCAAAGAAACTTGACTCCAGCTTTTAATAATGTAATGCGCTACTCAGAAATGTCGGCTGGAAGTACAGCGAAATCTTGGAAGTTGTTGGCTTTAGTCGTTTCTGCAGAACAGCGATTCAAAGATGCTGAAGCCATAGTTGATCTTGCTCTCGATGAGACTGGACAAATCGACCAAATGGAACATCTCAGATTAAAAGCTGTCCTTCAAATATCTCAACAACAACCCAAGCAAGCCATAGAGACATACAGGATTCTGTTTGCTTTGATTCAAGCACAAAAGGAGTCCGCGGCAAATGATGCG GTAACTTCTCAGAGAAGATTAGAAGTTGAAGCATGGCTTGATTTAGCAGGATTATATACAGATCTTGAGTCGTGGCGTGATGCTGAAATATGTATAAACAGAGCCAAAGCAATTCAATTTTTCTGCCCGCGGAATTGGCATGCAACAG GTGCATTATTTCAAGCTAAAGAAAGATATAAGGAAGCTCTTGTTGCCTTCTCAGTTTCTCTATCAATAGAACCAGATTACATCCCCAGCATTGTTTCTACAGCTAAAGTCCTTATGAAGATGAGTAACGACGTAGCCCCTATTGCTAGAAGCTTTTTAATGAATGCTCTACGATTAGAACCCACGAACCATGAAGCGTGGTTTAACCTTGGAATGCTTGCAAAGATGGAAGGATCAGTCCATCAAGCAGCAGATTTTTTCCAAGCTGCGCATGAGTTAAAGCTTTCTGCTCCAGTTCAAAGTTTTATCTGA